One stretch of Chiloscyllium plagiosum isolate BGI_BamShark_2017 chromosome 17, ASM401019v2, whole genome shotgun sequence DNA includes these proteins:
- the LOC122558425 gene encoding AKT-interacting protein gives MNPFWSMSTSSARKKSDSEERGLSGEQKTSPPRSSSAKKQLPSIPKNAVPVTKPISPVTSTQSTNGTHASYGPFYLEYSLLAEFTLVVKQKLPGVYVQPSYGSALMWFGVIFIRHGLYQDGVFKFTIYIPDNYPDGDCPRLMFDMPVFHPLVDPTTGELDVKRAFTKWRRNHNHIWQVLMYARRVFYKIDTVNPLNPEAAVLYEKDIHLFKSKVVDSVKLCNSRLFDQPKMDDPYAISFSPWNPAIHEEAREKMLTPKRKPDDQNKSVHMAGLSWVKPGSTQPFSKDENNTMQT, from the exons ATGAACCCTTTCTGGAGCATGTCTACAAGTTCTGCTCGAAAG AAatcagacagtgaagaaagaggtTTGTCTGGAGAACAGAAGACCAGCCCTCCACGTTCTTCTTCAGCTAAGAAACAGTTGCCTTCTATACCAAAAAATGCTGTTCCTGTGACGAAACCCATTTCTCCTGTCACATCTACGCAGTCAACGAATGGGACGCATGCTTCCTATGGTCCCTTTTATCTAGAATATTCTCTTCTTGCTGAATT TACCTTGGTGGTAAAGCAGAAACTGCCTGGAGTCTATGTACAACCCTCCTATGGATCTGCTTTAA TGTGGTTTGGGGTGATCTTTATAAGACATGGCTTATATCAGGATGGCGTATTTAAGTTTACTATTTATATCCCTGACAACTACCCAGATGGTGACTGTCCT CGCTTGATGTTTGATATGCCAGTCTTCCACCCACTAGTAGATCCAACAACAGGAGAATTGGATGTAAAAAGAGCATTCACAAAGTGGAG ACGGAATCATAATCACATCTGGCAGGTACTGATGTATGCTCGTCGAGTGTTTTACAAGATTGATACAGTTAATCCCTTGAACCCTGAAGCTGCAGTACT ATATGAAAAAGATATTCACTTGTTCAAAAGCAAAGTAGTTGATAGCGTTAAACTATGCAACAGTCGACTTTTCGATCAACCTAAAATGGATGACCCTTATGCAATTAG CTTTTCACCATGGAATCCAGCAATACATGAAGAAGCCAGAGAGAAGATGTTGACTCCAAAg AGGAAACCTGATGATCAGAACAAAAGTGTGCATATGGCTGGCCTTTCCTGGGTAAAGCCTGGTTCCACACAACCTTTCAGCAAAGATGAAAACAACACCATGCAAACCTAA